CCTTTAAATATACatatgaaagtaataatatGTCCAAAATCTTGCCTCGTTTGAGTTAAATTACCAATCCTCATACTATTTGAATAATtgttaattaatcaattttatattagaacattctctttatttaaaatcatattattccatatttataaacTTTATCCAAGATTTTCAGCAAAGTAGTAAAAAATGTATTCTAAATATTAGGAAGAACTCACACGAGTTATTGTAGTTATCATGCTTATAGTTTCTGCgcctttaataaatatttcatcatatttctatattttagaaatcatgttcataggtttaaataataatttcagcatatcttttgattgtaaatattttaagaacatTGTTTTATGTAGAAATCATACCCATAGATAAAAATTGATTTTGCCGGTTAAAATCATATCCCCTGTAATGTGACgttattatgtataaaaatcatgtctataagattctaacaaatatttattgtattattcCGTTTTGAGGTCATgtctacattttaataaattttcatttcatttagaaaccatatctatagtattttaataaatcttcagCATGTTATTAACTAAATCATATTAATAGGATTTATAAACACTATTAGTTAATAGctaaaattatcaagcatgCCTTCTTTATTACAATCGCCTTTGTAATTAACATTGCCttcatatatttaaaataatgaaatttattgtCTATGTTTATCAAGTTTTATATTTCACAATATCTACGTCTGATCATATGCACACACATAATTATTATGACCTTCACAACTTATCTgtattttcaagcatgctaattaattaatctagaggcttatttgagattttatgtgctaactgcttgtcctatctgttttgtttgacgatgaGTCTAATTAGGACgcctatattttctttggtCTAAAACCTACCCTAATAGTATATCCAATGTCTCTTGGACATTAAGTTGGGTCGATAGACACGCTTTAGGACGttagtttttatttcttttagatcgctttaggattataataacaaatgaacataagaggggtaggggtaattaggcccttcggaaatgatggaagttgacccgagcagaaaaatgataaaaactttatatattttgtcttccaaTTAATGAGtcggcgctgatccgaagaaaataagaatgtagataattttatttcctgtcgacttttaaatatttttgtttgtatatatatttggggtagtttaatattttaaaactcaatgatTTTTTGGCATCCTTAATCTTATTAGAGATTTCACCCAAATTAAATTTACAATTTATTACATAGTCATATATCTACACTTGCCTATTATcttattcattttctttttattgtgGCTACAAATAAAGTAATCATTGCTAATACTAgacatttattttatcataaattaaataagttatttattcaaatgattttaaaatatacatttgtatttttatatattttaagtatattatttattatttatttttactatacaataaatacattattattaaatttggttcattcatatataagacgtatatatatgacataccttatattttcaccattttctcaaatttaataaaaacccttcttcttaatatttctaaaacaaacaaaaatgaataaatatccctaatcattttttctaaaactaaatttaaggactatctttggataggctctgagggatgcctaataccttcccctcgagtaacTAAAACCCTTACTTAGAATGTCACAGGTTTCgcaaatcaaaacagagtttacatttacaatggttttcctaatattttccttaaaattaggtggcgactctaaacaaTTTCAAAATCAGAGGCATAGCCACATTACTTTTATGTTGCGAACTATTTCGACCCGCTCGAAAATAGGGTGCGACAGCTTGGCGACTCTGCTGGGGAAGTCCCATGCACTTAGCATTTTAGGTTTTAACCTTagtaaaatttagttttagaattatGGGATATTTGTTTATGACTTgccttttatttgttttaattatttattgtgatttgttaTATTACTTGTTATTTGAAAGGACTCAAGCTAAATCCAAACTTGCGCTCCTTATTTGCTTGAAAAATACTACATGTTATTGATATTCTTACACTGTCACTTGCATTTTCTATCGAGTCTTTGGCCGTACACAATACACACACTGGTTCACGCGGGGAGTGTCTCACACTCCCCCAAaccttcttttggattctttaGTTTCAGAGTTTGCACAATAAGATTAGTGTGCCTTCTCGCAAAAATTCAGTCCACTCTTGAATATCTAGGAAAAAATCTTACTCTAGAAAATAGGCCATGATGCATACACCTTAGGCGAGGCGATCCAATGCACCGTCTTCGCAATTAGGAAATCCACCCTTTGTCAAAGGTTATACACCTAACGACATATTTGTTTTGTGAAAGTTGTTATGAATGATCCAAAGAAAAAGAACACATGACGGATTTGGAATAAACATACTTATCATacccttacctttctttcagatGAATATCAACCAAAACCTCCCAAACATTCAGATGGTTGTTTCGGACCCCCATACAATACAAAATTGGTGGCAAAACATTCGTAGGGCGCATGGTGTTGAGATCAGAAGGCATTTAGGTGCTTTGTTGTCGCTCATGGGAATTCGAGCCAACAAGATCTTCATTATATTACTGATGGAGTTTTGGGACCCAAGCACTGTGACCTTTAAGTTCTTGGATTTTGAAATCACTCCAACACTAGAGGAATTTAGTGTTTTTCTTGAATTACCAATAAGAGGAAGAACACCAATATGTCCATCAACCATAAGTACAGAAGGTTTCCTTGAGTTGTTAGGGCTGCGTATCTTGCCATCACTAAGGCGTGCAGAAAATGGGAAGGTAAAGTTGGACTATCTTTTCCAAAGATTTGGTCGTCTCGAGAGCTTCGATAAGCACCGAGATGAATTTGCATGCACTCGTAGACAATGGATGCATATGAGACCAAGGGTATTTGTGATGGCCTTTTTGGGGGCTATGGTCTTCCCAATGAGGTTTCATTCGATAAATATCAACATTCTGCCAATTGTAATGGAACTTTTTGCGGTACCGCATAACTATTCCTTGGTGCATATAATTCTCGCTGAAGTATTTCGATCATTGTCAGCATGCACAAGGGGGCATAACTTCTTTGGGGGCTGTAATTTATTATTACAGATCTGGGCAATAGAGCACTTCTATCACCGAGAACCACAAAGGGACTACACAATAGACGCCCACAATTTGATCCAAAGCCACAATGATCGTCTCAGGTATTGGGAAGCACCTATGGGAGAGGAAGAGTGGCGTCCGTTTTTGACCAACCTCACAGGAGATTCCATCCACTGGAAGTATTTTTGGATGAGAGGATCGGTTTTTGTCAGGACGCAACACTTCTATTTCATTAATCTGGTTGGGCTAGGAGGTATTCAGCCATATGCTCCTCTCCGAGTGTTACGACAATTCGGAGTTGTCCAAGACATACCATTATGGGCAAATATGGCACTACACGAGGATGATCTCACTTCGGTCCCAGCAGGGCGTATAAGGAATTTGCAATTAGATTGGGATCACATTATTACGATAGAGGCAGGAAATGAAAAATGGTGCACGCCAGAATATTATGTGTGGCGTACCACTATGAGACATTTGGCTCGGCCAAGTACGAAGGGGATTGTGGGTGTTGCGGACAACCAATGGATTAATTGGGTTAAGCAGGGAGTACTCCCTCATATTGAATTCACAACACCAATGTACAATCAAATAATTCCAGGATCAGTAGATCATTTGATACCAATGATCGAAGAAGATCCAGAGGAAGACCCTGAAGAGGATCCAAGTGAAGATCCTGAGGATCCAGAAGAGGACCCAGAGGAAGAAGCTCACTCTGAGTATGGTTCGATAGGGTTCGATGAAGAGGTAGGATCGAACCAGATTGACGAACTGTCGGAGTACTATCCAGGGCcctattatgattatgatgatgatgacgacgCTCCAACATGGCCTTAGAGTTTCATTCTTATCATGTGCTTTGTCATCCTTTTGTTCGCCTTATGGCCTCCatg
The genomic region above belongs to Solanum dulcamara chromosome 5, daSolDulc1.2, whole genome shotgun sequence and contains:
- the LOC129890742 gene encoding uncharacterized protein LOC129890742 encodes the protein MGIRANKIFIILLMEFWDPSTVTFKFLDFEITPTLEEFSVFLELPIRGRTPICPSTISTEGFLELLGLRILPSLRRAENGKVKLDYLFQRFGRLESFDKHRDEFACTRRQWMHMRPRVFVMAFLGAMVFPMRFHSININILPIVMELFAVPHNYSLVHIILAEVFRSLSACTRGHNFFGGCNLLLQIWAIEHFYHREPQRDYTIDAHNLIQSHNDRLRYWEAPMGEEEWRPFLTNLTGDSIHWKYFWMRGSVFVRTQHFYFINLVGLGGIQPYAPLRVLRQFGVVQDIPLWANMALHEDDLTSVPAGRIRNLQLDWDHIITIEAGNEKWCTPEYYVWRTTMRHLARPSTKGIVGVADNQWINWVKQGVLPHIEFTTPMYNQIIPGSVDHLIPMIEEDPEEDPEEDPSEDPEDPEEDPEEEAHSEYGSIGFDEEVGSNQIDELSEYYPGPYYDYDDDDDAPTWP